The Epinephelus lanceolatus isolate andai-2023 chromosome 10, ASM4190304v1, whole genome shotgun sequence genomic sequence GCTAACTAACAGTGGCCGACACGACAATGCCAAAATGCGAAATGCGAATGGCCCAATCTAGTGTTTGGTTGgtcctttctgggctactggagaaacctgctccctatgtaggaACAGCTCACTCTGAGggaacgaaaacacaacaattcttattttcaggtgattaacaAAAGAAATCATGCTCACTGTATTCCAATCCTGCCAATATATCtgcctaaatcctacacaatgAACCTCTAAGACAATATTTTAACATTCTGGGAAATTCAAGacttgataccactctcatatctgaccATGAACTATAAGGCTATGTcatacaacatctattgcacatctgtccctcctggaagagggatctcGCCTCAGTtgttcttcctgaggtttctaccagtTTTTCCCTGgtaaaggctttttttttggagggggggTCCTTATCCACtctgagggtccaaggacagaggaatgtcgTATGCTTGCGGGGAGTTACACACTGAAATAGTTCTCTCTAATTTGTGAGCTTTAGAAGTGCTCAGCCCATTCATCAGAAGatcatgttggcattgtacggtTTTGCAAACCACATATATGTTACATTGGCACGTTTCATACACATCATACCAACAATTCTAATGTGACATAGTttatgagctgactgtcatcaggaggtggagggaataGTGGATGGCATGATGCCTAGgtgtgacacctgccaagctgcataCCACTGTTTCTTAACGAGTCACTGCTgcttccagcggctttttagccaccaaacatgggtggtTTTTAGCAAccttttgctgtttttccaccagtGATAGTTCAATggaaagtgattgtttttttgccCACACATCAACAGCATCTCCAGCCGGGATTGTGCAATCAAGACTGTGTTTTAGgtccaaacatgatcttttccttaccattaccaggtgttttttatgcctaaacctaaccacaaattaaccacagcgttgttgaattGTAAAGAGACATATTTGCTACATAATTAGGTATGTAACGTATCCATTAACATATTTTCAGGGTATTGGGctgaggtgctggtaggtggattttctGTTGGATAAGAGCCAGGATAGCTGTTTGTCCCTGCTTCCAGCCTTtgtgctaagataagctaactaTCTCCTGATTAAAGCCTATATTTAcagtacagacatgagagtggtattaatGCTTTCACCTAAATCTCTGacagagagcaaaacaaaaaaagggtatttgtcaaaatgtcaaactatccctttaactgatGTGGTTCAAGCTCaggtttacattcagtgtttcagatggacaaaaaaaacagacaaagatAAGATAATACAGTGGGGACAAAAAGAAATCTCAGTCCACCTCACACCCAGAGGagaaacacaaaggaaaaaagATCAAGGCTATCACACATCTGACATCGAAATTCAGGTGTTTGTCTTGATGCGTGCTACGCCTGGCAGGACTTGTTGGCTTTCACGATGAACCAGAGTCCTGTGACAACTCCAATCAGCCCCAGGATCACACCAGCAATACACACTGCCGTCTCGACAACCTGCTGGTCTGTCTGGACTGCAAcctctgtggaaaaacacacagatagatagataagaGCCTTGGAGTTTTACTGAAAGGAGTTTATGAAAGCTGATTTCTGTTGTTACTAAAGCTGCTTGTAGCCAACATTTGTAGCCAATAATACCCTGCCAAATATCCCTTGCTGATACTTAATATTTAACAAAAGCCCTAAATGACCATCTATCACCTGAATCTCTGAAACCTTATTTTCTACTACAGATGCACAATTTATAATAATTTGTCATAAGTGGGTAATAATTGCTAAAGGTGTATTTAAaagtcacatttatttttcactttttggcCGTAACAGCTACTTCTGATGTGCTCAGATGTGAGCAGCAATCCAGTGTTCAATGGATAAAGTAAAACATGAACTATCTGCACATGTTTAAGAGAGGGAGATGGATAAATAGAAAGAaaatttaatggcaatccaCCCAATGGCTGTTAATATTTCAGCCTAGACCTGTAGCGGCTGAGCAACCGGCACACTGACACTGCCATCCCTGGAGACATGGCACAAGTGTGGCTACAGAtgtgaacacatttttttattaattgtcACATTTGCTACATGTGAGTTAGAGGTGTAAATACAGGAAGTGCAGGCAGTGTGAACACACAggggcccctggggtggaggggcctgtAGAAAGAGCAGGCAACAACAATATGTTGAGTTGGCCCTTGTGAATGATTCAGACTGCCacctcagaggtcaaaaaataACTTGCATTAAATTAGgaatggtgccatttgctatgtGTGACCTCGACAACAACATCTCTTTCATGGTAGTCTATAGCAATCTATAACAACATTTTATGCATAATCTACATTAActatttaaaaaactacaaataaactgtaaaaacgattcaattaaatcaataatttctattttctttgatatttctTGTCATATACAGATTACAGTGATGATTGCTGAGTGATGtgcatgttgatgttgtccagtcTTAAGTCTCTATTTGAGCATGTGATGAGACGATATGATACAGGGTGCTGCAGGAATGATGTTTATTTGTAGGCCAGCGTGGAAGTTAGCATTGCCGTGGTTCCCTCGACAAAAAGCTACtaggatttttccattggattttggattatcgCAGAAAAAAGTTCAGTGGCAAACACGACACTTTACGACACTTAATTTTGTTAAGCAAGattatcttcacaaatgaacaccacttttatgattttaaagGCACAGACCATAGCAGTATTGGCTGTAATTGGCTCCATCTTAGGCATTTTTCACAAGTGCAACATCTTCACCTCTTTGCTCTTCTCTTTCacatcaaaaacaacaaaaaaacctctCTGTGACTTTTAACCCCGCTGATTCGTCACATCATGACTGACCTACCCCAGAATGTTGTGAGAGGCTCCTGCAGGCTGATGTGGTCCACGCTGCAGGAGTAGATGTCGCTCTCCTGCGGAGTGAAGTACAGGTAGGACGAGATTTGGAAGCTGAAGTCGCTGTTGGAGTAGTACTGAGTCTGACTGACCTCGCTCTCGTCCACCGGCTGCCCGTTCCTGGTCCAGGTTATGGCAACTGTAGGTGGATGGAAGTTGTTCACGTGGCAGATGAGTGTGTTGGGGACCTGGAGCTCCATCTCGTGTTTGGGGTAGATCATGGAGGTGGGAATGGCtgcagatggatggatggtgtttgacagagaaagacaaatgAATTCTCTTCACTGGAACTAAAGGACATTgcccaaaacatgaaaaacagccTCAGACAAAAGTATGTGAACActacttttaaaacaaacacgTTACTAGTGGCTTGTACaccattcttttttttaaagccttCCCAAAGCCATTACTAATATCAAAGAGTCGCCCTAAAGGGGAAAAAGGGTGAGCCGGTAAGATGGTCAATTTGTTAGCAAACCgctgcttatttacacatccagcaatGAGAAGTCATGTTTTTGGCCACCTGCTGAGTGTGACTCTAATACTCACTctgttttagctctgtttttggtctctaccaactcctgagggaaatatctgactctttagctgctaaatgctccactgtgttcacctcCTGGtcactaactgtgtctgtctgctgtagagctgtacccaaatattcggatattcgaatattcgtttctgtgggtaggtattcgttatgaaaatttggtattcgatattcgtttttttatttatttatttatttattttttacatttttttggtgctaaatgtagtctttttgttgttggtaaatgtaggttatcaataaaaatcaaaacttttaaattgcattgttaaaaatgtgaaaatatagtatcctACCACCTGAGCTTGTGCGCATGGCACGCTTGAatgcatccgtctgaggctgtggatcaatgccaagttttacaactttatcactattccctctaacttgtagctgttttttcgttatgttttgaatttaatatgaattatggaaccgtttttgtcaacgtttgtttcccccgttttgtacaataaattattgtttaaagtttcaacaagtttcttttggagtgtgtgacacacgtgtgttttgaaaacggccgcggactgtcacctgctcaacgcatcagtaccttcagaTGCTatgacagtaatagattatagattaatagattataataataatgtcaaaacatcatttacagaccgatttaacagacgatcactgctgcccgacccacatgtccatttgcgggtcccgtgggttacgggtcgacccgtgcatcactactcagctcagtctataaggctgtacacaacagtaaggctatagacattatattcttcaggccggcagaaccagcagcgcatcggctctacagtgcacggcactgctgattaaccattttattgcagcacagagtgtctgccagcaaccaattacttgcagaggcttcctacaacttgtttcaacggttccgatttaatcagaagacaaattaaacaggatgactacccaatgtgaaaatcaaaacaaagcaCAGAATAATGTACGGAAATCAACGCTATGAGAGCGATGAGAGTGAACCAACGAGAAAAGTTGTGGGTGTGAGCGCCAACATTgttgtcaaaatgacatttgatacattatcattacatttagaattgattttaagctcctcctccttgtggGCTGGGGCggagctacattgctaactgcCTTGTTGACTATTTGCCTTCAAGAACgctgcgatcatctgctgccAGTTTATTGGAAGTTCCCAGAAACAGCCAGAAGAAGATCGGGAATGCAGCGTTTGTCAATTACGCCCCAAAGCTATAGAACACACTACCTGTAGATATCAGGTAGGCTAGCTCactgaatatttttaaaagaaagttaaaaacttACCTGTTCACTTTGGactttaactagctctgactttcctgatacaggtctgaaactctttctttttagcttcatgctgctgcaactctttaatgttgtatcttacttactgattttatgactttttatgcattatttcattttatgatTTCTTTATGATTTTAAGATTCATGGTTTTGAATCAGTTAGTCCttgttttaatctgtttttaaatgtccttttacaCTGTATTgccttgtttgtctgttttatgttcataatgtctattttcatgtgaaggcCTCACTCATCTTAATAATGGATCAACAGCCAAGCTgcctgaaaaaaatgttggcagtgtacatttctgcaaaccatgcatacgttatatttgtatgtttcatacgtatcatatcaacgtttctaaagtgacatagtatatgagctgactgtcattGGGAGgtagaggggatggtggatggtgtgtcaccaaggcgagatgcctgccaagctgcagaccactgtttgagaccaacaaacaacaaaatgggtTGTTTCTTAGCAAATCTTCACCaattccagctgctttttagccaccaaacgtgggtgttttttagcgactcATCACTATTCTTCCATCGAGAagagtgccacaaaaagctgtttttttacagagataCTTAGCAGTGATTGTGCCactaaaacagtttttttaaagCTCAAACATGATATTTTTCTCACCATAActatgtgttttttgtgcctaaacctaaccatgtcaACCACAGTATGTATCCACTACAAAATAATGCGCAAATGTAACATGCCAAAGTATTTTTCTGGTAACAGGGTTGTGGGTCAAGTGCCAAATTATGGGCTGTGGTTTTAATCATCCCAAAATGAAAGCGTTTTTGGTATGTCTGTGACATGGCAAACAAAGTTTAAGATgaactgaaatgtaaaatatgaaGTGATACAACCACTTGCATTTCCGTAATAG encodes the following:
- the LOC117266069 gene encoding RLA class II histocompatibility antigen, DP alpha-1 chain-like, whose product is MSYLFLLLLVMCLLQCSKAAGKHLLRFLTFCQRDVKDDGQYDIEFDGDQLLYVDPVTYRAVQRLPEFAKHLMIDFEMARDTYVSLGTCKYNIPRAIKGENYPPEALAIPTSMIYPKHEMELQVPNTLICHVNNFHPPTVAITWTRNGQPVDESEVSQTQYYSNSDFSFQISSYLYFTPQESDIYSCSVDHISLQEPLTTFWEVAVQTDQQVVETAVCIAGVILGLIGVVTGLWFIVKANKSCQA